In the Wyeomyia smithii strain HCP4-BCI-WySm-NY-G18 chromosome 2, ASM2978416v1, whole genome shotgun sequence genome, one interval contains:
- the LOC129724734 gene encoding uncharacterized protein LOC129724734, translating to MYTVSKGPSKLVAKTRRGIPQNYEKFELMRDLGKKNGDCDIASELSVPRPVFQTTKKSTPHYLRAQQQQTTAEHLSPQHEELIKYINDSWNMAVAPNPYDVPGSPDSTSSNISLSSSCSTSSASSTCSNCSTTTLYYNDPPSPVLVDFKPFDLESWWGRRIFNNITKNL from the exons ATGTATACAGTCTCCAAGGGTCCCAGCAAGTTGGTGGCTAAAACTCGAAGAG GAATACCGCAGAATTATGAAAAGTTCGAGCTGATGCGTGATTTAGGAAAAAAGAACGGTGACTGTGATATAGCCAGTGAATTGAG TGTTCCACGACCGGTATTTCAGACTACGAAGAAATCGACCCCACACTATCTACGAGCACAGCAACAGCAAACCACGGCAGAGCATCTCAGTCCACAACACGAGGAGCTGATAAAATATATCAATGATT CGTGGAATATGGCGGTAGCACCAAACCCCTACGATGTTCCGGGATCACCGGATAGCACAA GCTCCAACATCTCCCTCTCATCGTCCTGCAGTACCAGCTCGGCGTCGTCCACCTGTTCGAATTGCAGCACGACCACCCTGTACTACAACGATCCGCCCAGCCCGGTGCTGGTGGATTTTAAACCCTTCGATCTGGAGTCCTGGTGGGGGAGGAGAATATTcaacaatattaccaaaaatCTGTGA
- the LOC129721992 gene encoding gonadal protein gdl: MDSNQLDTSADLQEANDTEEALSQDSQIDTGEKLDTDASTEDPFQSQEFLQRKLYFLLEHLKKMHATLPEQYQIRVSYELLAGLANSLLNDTIFEIVKGLMEIQHVTEKHLMQVREKVENDHQLEVKQWESKIQDPEELEHIIALMKIKHTKNLKETDMKLVLHLDQKVKDQQSTLEKAGVPGFYVTENPKEIKIQMYLLDFILRLSRMKCEPNK; the protein is encoded by the exons ATGGACAGCAATCAGCTGGATACCTCCGCAGATCTCCAGGAAGCTAACGACACCGAAGAAGCTTTATCACAGGACTCGCAAATCGACACCGGGGAGAAACTCGACACCGATGCTTCGACAGAAGATCCCTTCCAAAGCCAGGAGTTTCTGCAACGTAAGTTATATTTTCTGCTGGAACATCTGAAAAAGATGCACGCTACCTTACCTGA GCAATATCAAATACGTGTCTCGTACGAACTATTAGCCGGTCTAGCCAACTCCTTATTGAACGATACGATTTTTGAAATCGTGAAAGGATTAATGGAAATACAACATGTTACTGAAAAGCATCTGATGCAAGTTCGAGAGAAGGTGGAAAACGATCACCAAT TGGAAGTTAAACAGTGGGAATCCAAGATTCAAGATCCGGAGGAATTGGAACACATCATCGCATTGATGAAAATTAAACATACGAAAAACTTGAAGGAAACAGACATGAAACTGGTGCTACATCTAGATCAGAAGGTCAAAGATCAGCAATCGACACTGGAGAAGGCTGGTGTTCCTGGCTTTTATGTGACAGAAAATCCCAaggaaatcaaaattcaaatgtACCTGCTCGATTTTATTCTGCGGTTGAGCCGAATGAAATGCGAACCGAACAAATAG